Proteins from one Cicer arietinum cultivar CDC Frontier isolate Library 1 chromosome 3, Cicar.CDCFrontier_v2.0, whole genome shotgun sequence genomic window:
- the LOC101490141 gene encoding protein LIGHT-DEPENDENT SHORT HYPOCOTYLS 4-like: MDSIQEFINTCNIENSCNFMNNNNSISSTTSLTTTASGSSSSSAVSTITTNTPNSSSRYENQKRRDWNTFGQYLKNHRPPLSLSRCSGAHVLEFLRYLDQFGKTKVHTPICPFYGHPNPPGPCPCPLRQAWGSLDALIGRLRAAFEENGGKPEANPFGARAVRLYLREVRDLQSKARGISYEKKKRKRPPLPTPPPTAANSLDIIN; this comes from the exons atggattcaATTCAAGAATTTATAAACACATGTAACATTGAAAACAGCTGCAACTTCATGAATAACAACAACAGTATAAGCAGTACAACAAGCTTAACAACAACAGCAAGTGGAAGTTCTTCATCATCAGCTGTTTCAACCATCACCACCAACACACCAAACAGTAGCAGCCGCTATGAGAATCAGAAACGCCGTGATTGGAACACTTTCGGTCAGTATCTTAAGAATCATCGACCTCCTCTTTCGCTCTCGCGGTGCAGCGGTGCACATGTTCTTGAATTTCTCAG GTACCTGGATCAATTTGGGAAGACAAAAGTTCACACACCAATATGTCCGTTTTATGGACATCCAAACCCTCCAGGGCCATGTCCATGTCCTCTAAGACAAGCATGGGGAAGCCTTGATGCACTAATAGGTCGTCTTCGTGCAGCCTTTGAAGAAAATGGAGGAAAACCAGAAGCTAATCCTTTCGGTGCTCGAGCAGTGAGGCTCTACCTTCGTGAGGTTCGTGATCTTCAATCCAAAGCAAGAGGAATCAGTTAcgaaaagaagaaaagaaagcgtcCACCATTGCCAACACCACCTCCTACTGCTGCAAACTCATTAGATATCATCAATTGA